A section of the Methanocellales archaeon genome encodes:
- a CDS encoding metallophosphoesterase family protein gives MLEKAIPILEKEKALVELDGDLAFVGDTHGDFETAKSIVKRFFDGRYLVFLGDYIDRDPMKWGSIHNVTYLLFLKCRYPEKIFLLKGNHECNYAIPCFPYEFEQEIIQRYGSHRLHKKYVEAFSSMPLMVLAKNVFAAHGGILKGANLEQLRKIGKNDLTSIESIVWSDPIISTTFRGVGDPFNEEDLTKFLDGINARVFIRGHDYSTLGISIYGGRCLTIFSSRRYKEMGNGGILVARAEKEISCTSDLILEDFSTGKWLNYEAARR, from the coding sequence ATGCTTGAAAAGGCAATCCCAATTTTGGAGAAAGAAAAGGCATTGGTGGAATTGGATGGCGACCTAGCCTTCGTAGGAGACACCCATGGAGATTTCGAGACGGCGAAGTCTATAGTGAAGAGATTTTTTGATGGGAGGTATTTAGTTTTCTTAGGCGATTATATAGACCGAGACCCAATGAAATGGGGATCCATACACAATGTGACTTATTTGCTCTTCCTAAAATGCCGTTATCCAGAAAAAATCTTTCTTTTAAAAGGAAATCATGAATGCAATTACGCCATCCCCTGCTTCCCTTATGAATTTGAACAGGAGATAATCCAAAGATACGGTTCTCATAGATTGCATAAAAAATATGTTGAGGCATTTTCATCAATGCCGTTGATGGTTCTCGCAAAAAATGTTTTCGCTGCACATGGAGGAATTCTGAAAGGAGCAAATTTAGAGCAGTTGAGGAAAATAGGAAAAAATGATTTAACATCTATCGAATCGATTGTATGGAGCGATCCCATCATCTCAACAACTTTTAGAGGAGTGGGCGATCCATTTAACGAAGAGGATTTAACCAAATTTCTAGATGGGATAAATGCCAGGGTATTCATTAGGGGACACGATTATAGCACATTGGGAATTTCCATATATGGGGGTAGGTGCCTCACCATATTTTCATCTCGTAGATACAAAGAAATGGGAAATGGGGGAATTTTGGTGGCTAGGGCTGAGAAAGAAATATCCTGCACT
- a CDS encoding Nre family DNA repair protein encodes MKDSLCILCKGKGLCGRPCPILTKFRAIERISPLGDSIFGASPPSVFVGRVGYPNIQAGPLIPPSITAKEAPIYDDPSKWLGKDIQDVIELRSNLVRSNIGLNVKEPCISTNRILANIQELAMASMPVDTEVHFHKAPKKELRFDDVLSPMGPSGRIKTLKITENPSVPRKIDHLVFDTDVLAKDAIGELYKGDISTYHIGRLLSVGLLGRHDDRKLVPTRWSITATDDIIGRELITQVRTNPELDEIRVFSDQKFGNRFEILLLPRIFSFELIEIWLPKSTWAGNTTWIGEDREGYEGRTTYSHIAGGYYAARLGCLEYLEKIKKQALILIIREILPAYWAPLGSWVIRETVRNAMSQKPKRFDSVEEAIGDIATRIRTPLSKWRPRAKFLELYKFQKTLADFFKEKAKDGLL; translated from the coding sequence ATGAAAGATTCGCTATGCATATTATGCAAAGGAAAGGGCTTGTGTGGTAGGCCTTGCCCGATACTCACCAAGTTCAGAGCAATAGAGAGGATATCACCCCTAGGAGACAGCATCTTTGGTGCTTCCCCGCCTTCAGTTTTTGTGGGGCGTGTCGGATATCCAAATATCCAAGCAGGACCGTTGATTCCCCCTTCAATAACCGCCAAGGAGGCACCGATCTACGACGATCCCAGTAAATGGTTAGGCAAAGATATCCAAGACGTAATTGAACTGCGCTCAAATTTGGTCAGATCCAACATCGGCTTAAATGTCAAAGAGCCTTGCATTTCAACCAACAGAATATTAGCCAATATCCAGGAACTTGCGATGGCATCTATGCCAGTCGACACCGAGGTCCACTTCCATAAAGCCCCTAAAAAGGAATTACGCTTTGATGATGTCCTGAGTCCAATGGGCCCTTCCGGCAGGATTAAAACATTGAAAATAACAGAAAACCCATCGGTTCCCAGAAAAATTGACCATCTTGTCTTCGATACTGATGTCTTAGCCAAGGATGCGATAGGAGAATTATACAAGGGCGACATCTCGACCTACCACATAGGCAGACTGCTCTCGGTCGGACTGCTCGGCAGACACGATGATCGCAAACTTGTTCCGACAAGATGGTCGATCACGGCAACAGACGATATCATAGGCAGGGAACTGATCACCCAAGTCAGAACTAACCCGGAACTCGATGAGATAAGGGTTTTTAGTGACCAAAAATTTGGCAATAGATTTGAGATACTCCTGCTGCCCAGAATTTTTTCATTCGAGTTGATAGAGATCTGGTTACCAAAGTCCACTTGGGCAGGCAATACGACATGGATTGGGGAAGACAGAGAGGGATACGAGGGCAGGACAACTTATTCTCACATAGCAGGAGGGTATTATGCTGCAAGGCTTGGGTGCCTTGAGTATCTGGAGAAAATAAAAAAACAGGCACTGATTTTGATAATACGAGAGATTCTCCCGGCCTATTGGGCACCCCTCGGTAGCTGGGTAATCCGAGAGACCGTAAGGAATGCCATGTCACAAAAACCGAAAAGATTTGATTCCGTAGAAGAGGCAATAGGGGACATAGCCACAAGAATACGAACCCCGTTATCGAAATGGAGACCCAGGGCAAAATTCCTGGAGCTATACAAATTCCAGAAGACCCTGGCAGATTTTTTTAAAGAGAAAGCAAAGGATGGTTTGCTATAA